In Jatrophihabitans endophyticus, one DNA window encodes the following:
- the trmD gene encoding tRNA (guanosine(37)-N1)-methyltransferase TrmD, translating to MRLDVVTIFPDYLAPLHQSLLGRAIARGQVGLRVHDLRRWTDDVHRTVDDTPYGGGPGMVMLPEPWGRALDEIAPPDSRPQPRLIVPTPSGTPFTQATAARLAREPWLLFGCGRYEGIDSRVVEYAAERMPVEEISLGDYVLAGGEVAVLVVAEAVGRLLPGVLGNAESAVDDSFAAGPAGLLEAPAYTKPASWRGLDVPDVLLSGNHAAITAWRTERSRARTAERRPELLPPEPGASDPGPPGPRATS from the coding sequence CTGCGCCTCGACGTCGTCACCATCTTCCCGGACTACCTCGCCCCGCTGCACCAGTCGCTGCTGGGCCGCGCCATCGCCCGCGGGCAGGTGGGCCTGCGCGTGCACGACCTGCGTCGCTGGACCGACGACGTCCACCGCACCGTCGACGACACCCCCTACGGCGGCGGCCCCGGCATGGTGATGCTGCCCGAGCCATGGGGCCGCGCGCTCGACGAGATCGCCCCCCCGGACTCCCGCCCGCAGCCGCGGCTGATCGTCCCCACGCCGTCGGGGACGCCGTTCACGCAGGCCACCGCGGCCCGGCTGGCGCGCGAACCGTGGCTGCTGTTCGGCTGCGGGCGCTACGAGGGCATCGACAGCCGCGTCGTGGAGTACGCGGCGGAGCGCATGCCGGTCGAGGAGATCTCGCTCGGCGACTACGTGCTCGCCGGGGGCGAGGTCGCGGTGCTCGTCGTCGCCGAGGCGGTCGGACGGTTGCTGCCGGGCGTCCTGGGCAACGCCGAGTCCGCGGTCGACGACTCGTTCGCCGCCGGCCCGGCGGGGCTGCTCGAGGCGCCCGCCTACACCAAGCCCGCGAGCTGGCGGGGCCTGGACGTCCCGGACGTCCTGCTCTCGGGCAATCACGCCGCGATCACGGCCTGGCGGACCGAGCGCAGCCGTGCCCGCACGGCCGAACGGCGCCCCGAGCTGCTGCCGCCCGAGCCCGGTGCGTCCGACCCGGGCCCGCCCGGCCCGCGCGCGACGTCCTAG
- the rimM gene encoding ribosome maturation factor RimM (Essential for efficient processing of 16S rRNA), producing MSDDETATGAEALVAVGRVGPARGVRGDLFVEPWTDAPEERFAPGSVLVTEPTEAGPLTVETAVVSSGKQVVHFLGVDGRVEAEALRGVRLFVAAAHRPALADPDEFYDTDLIGLTARTVDGAELGPVVDITHAGGADYLVVAVAGTDRLVPFVAAIVPAVDVAAGIVTVDPPAGLFEL from the coding sequence GTGAGTGACGACGAGACCGCCACCGGTGCCGAGGCACTGGTGGCGGTCGGTCGTGTCGGCCCGGCCCGGGGCGTGCGCGGCGACCTGTTCGTCGAGCCGTGGACCGACGCGCCCGAGGAACGCTTCGCGCCGGGCTCGGTCCTCGTCACCGAGCCCACCGAGGCGGGGCCGCTGACCGTGGAGACCGCCGTCGTCTCCAGTGGCAAGCAGGTCGTGCACTTCCTCGGCGTGGACGGCCGGGTCGAGGCCGAGGCGCTGCGCGGCGTCCGCCTCTTCGTGGCGGCGGCGCACCGGCCCGCCCTCGCCGACCCGGACGAGTTCTACGACACCGATCTGATCGGCCTCACCGCCCGGACGGTCGACGGCGCCGAGCTCGGCCCGGTCGTCGACATCACGCACGCCGGGGGAGCGGACTACCTCGTGGTGGCCGTCGCCGGCACCGACCGGCTCGTCCCGTTCGTGGCCGCCATCGTGCCCGCGGTGGACGTCGCCGCCGGGATCGTGACCGTCGACCCGCCCGCGGGCCTGTTCGAGCTGTGA
- a CDS encoding RNA-binding protein has protein sequence MLEEALEHLVRGIVDHPDDVQVDLVDNRRGRRLEIRVNPEDLGRVIGRNGRTAKALRQVVNGVGGKGIRVDVVDVDRR, from the coding sequence GTGCTCGAGGAGGCTCTCGAGCACCTCGTGCGCGGCATCGTCGACCACCCGGACGACGTCCAGGTCGACCTCGTCGACAACCGGCGGGGACGCCGCCTCGAGATCCGCGTCAACCCCGAGGATCTCGGCCGGGTGATCGGCCGCAACGGCCGCACCGCCAAGGCCCTGCGCCAGGTCGTCAACGGCGTCGGGGGCAAGGGCATCCGCGTCGACGTCGTCGACGTGGACCGGCGCTGA
- the rpsP gene encoding 30S ribosomal protein S16 encodes MATKIKLTRIGKMREPHYRIVVADSRNKRDGRSIETIGEYHPKNDPSVIKVDAERAAYWLGVGAQPTEAVAAILKVTGDWQKFKGLPAPEPMKLPAEKPDKQALFNAAIAEAGGDTTEAGGAATTPRKKAAKKTADAPAEASAAEAPAEAPATDQPAS; translated from the coding sequence GTGGCCACCAAGATCAAGCTCACCCGCATCGGCAAGATGCGCGAGCCGCACTACCGCATCGTCGTCGCCGACTCGCGCAACAAGCGTGACGGCCGGTCCATCGAGACGATCGGCGAGTACCACCCCAAGAACGACCCTTCGGTCATCAAGGTCGACGCCGAGCGGGCCGCCTACTGGCTCGGTGTCGGCGCGCAGCCGACCGAGGCCGTCGCCGCGATCCTCAAGGTCACCGGCGACTGGCAGAAGTTCAAGGGTCTGCCCGCCCCGGAGCCGATGAAGCTGCCGGCCGAGAAGCCCGACAAGCAGGCGCTGTTCAACGCCGCGATCGCCGAGGCCGGTGGCGACACGACCGAGGCCGGGGGTGCGGCCACCACGCCGCGCAAGAAGGCGGCCAAGAAGACCGCCGACGCGCCCGCCGAGGCATCCGCCGCCGAGGCCCCCGCCGAGGCTCCGGCGACCGACCAGCCGGCGAGCTGA